AACCAGCTGCCAATTTTATGGCGTCTCGTTcacacaaagcaactttgacaCAGCAGTTGAACATTTGCATTGAAGTTGCACAGTGCAGCGAGGAAGCAAAAAGTCCCCCAGTGGATGTGCCGGAACGTTTTCACAACCATCATCTCATTCTGGGGATGTTAGAACCCATCTGTTGGTGTTCTACTCATCAAAAAGTTTTGAATACCCAAAACTCTCTTTCAGGGTCGCAGCAGTCACCACCAATGGCGGCCCAAGACCTGCAGTCGATTCTCATGTCGGGGTACCTGGAGAAACGCAGGAAGGGTGTGTGGTCAGCTAACAGAACACACTGCTCAATCCGAattacattccaaaaacatgaacGATAAGTCAACAGaagcttttaaaatgtgaatgcGGGTGTGAATGGTTGTATGTGGTTATTTTAAGTCGTTTGGTCTTCTTGACAGATCACAGTTTTTTCGGCCAGGAGTGGCAGAAGAGATGGTGCGCTCTTAGCTATCGCACCTTCTACTATTACGGCAACGAGAAAGGTATCACTTCTACATTCATCCCCGATTCGAGTGACACAAAAGGAATGTTGACAGTGACGCTGTTGCCGTGCGACAGACAAGCAGCAGAAAGGCGAGTTCAGCATCGATGGCTACACTGTCAAAATGAACACCAGCTTACGGAAAGATTCCAAGAaggacttttgttttgaagtctCGGCCCCTGACAAGCGAGTCTATCAGGTGCTGAACATTTGctgtcccttttttttcccaatatgcatgtattacatttttcttcctgAAATGTATTCATCGATTCGACACCGCTGCatataaatgtattcaaatgtGTAGGTTTTAAGATGAAAACATCTTGCTTGCGGAGCATTTTTGTGATTCATGAATTCAGTGTTTGTTTCTGTCAAGTGTCAGATGAATAATTTGTCTGACTGCCATATTTTTGCCCGTCCTTTGATTAGTTTTGTGCGGCATCGGTGAAGGAGGCAAAGGAATGGGTGAAATGCGTAGACCTCGTTTTGAAAGGTTTGCCGTACGACTACGGTTGCTAATTATGGATTTCTTGAAGTTATATTTTGCAAATGTATCTGCAGATAAGTCTGGTATCatccaagaagaagaagaggacgaagaggtacaggaggaGGAACAGCAAACGTATGACGATGTGGGACTTGCACCAGATACAGACATTTATGAAGTGCTCCCAGGTAAAAACAGTATACGTATATTGTTtgaattcataaatattaGCTAGACGGGGATGTTAGGGTAACAACTTTCACAAactaccaaaaaaataaacgatgGCAGTTTTGTATAAGAATCGTTGGGTACTCTTGTCTAATGTGAATTTCTATAATTCCAATTTGTCTTCCCGCAGATGTTTAAATTTGCTGAAGCAACACAAATCATTTGTGATTCATGATAAAACTTTACAACAGAAATAAACTTTTTGGCTATCTAGCAGAGGCGGCATCGTAGATCAAGAGAATGGCTTGGATGCTTTTTTGCTCCTTTTTCCTTGTCACTTGGTGCAGAATTGGTGGGGGCACGCTCACGAGGCCCAAAGCCCAATTAAAAAATTGGCCCGTGCCTGCCGTGCCTGCCGTTTGATCGACAACCGAGGGGCTGACAAAACGGCACTATGAGGATTACGagacaactttatttatacacGTTCATTTCCCAATTGAATCATTGCTCTGTATTAGATATAAAATGCCAAATTGAATGGAAGAAAACGGCATCGGGTGGCCCTCGACATTAATCTTTAAGTGCCGCACTTGCGTTGGTTCAACAGAAAGAGAAGCGACAATTTTAGGGGAAGTTTTACAAGTACGCAATTCTGGGACTTAATCGCAACCTTCTTAACCAACTTCCTGTTACAACAAGAGCTGTTTTTATTAGCTCCATATATCAAATATTGAACttgaaatgattcatttcTTGGTGTTTATGTCCTGTTTTGCAACTCGATGTGCCCAGAAACAAGCAGCGACTTCCAGAACTACTACCAAGGAATATGGGACTGTGTCGGGGACCACCCAGATGAACTCTCCTTCAAGCGCGGAGACACCATTTATATATTGAGCAAGGTAATGAAAACCTGCTTTGTCTAAAACCTAGAATGCAGATATTTTTCTTAATGCACAAACTCAACAGCTATGTTGAGTGAGGTGCCAGGACCACCTGAACAAAGTTATTCCTAGGCCCTGGGAGGAACTGCTTCTTGATATCCTTTACTGGCAGCACCTGGCCGGCTGCCTGGAGCCGGAGGCCGAACGGGCCGCAGTCAGCCTCAGGCGCTCTGATGGGGATTAGATGTGTCACGACGGAAACTGTTTTAGTGCTGTTGGCTCGCCGCACCGTTCCATCGCGTCCATCTGGGCCGCCTCAGCGCGCTTCCGCTGCTGCCTTCAGCCCACACACCTATCAGACGCCTCACTCACCTCGCCAAATAGGAATGTGTGTTCTCAGGAAGCCAA
This DNA window, taken from Syngnathus acus chromosome 16, fSynAcu1.2, whole genome shotgun sequence, encodes the following:
- the skap2 gene encoding src kinase-associated phosphoprotein 2 translates to MRTIPEELTLLISDLETFLCDGLKGENLSKKAKDKKEAFIKRIKEVKLGFPHDFKEKSGEDSGEDEEEADSSNDAGSLQSERTDREEDTYEGSQQSPPMAAQDLQSILMSGYLEKRRKDHSFFGQEWQKRWCALSYRTFYYYGNEKDKQQKGEFSIDGYTVKMNTSLRKDSKKDFCFEVSAPDKRVYQFCAASVKEAKEWVKCVDLVLKDKSGIIQEEEEDEEVQEEEQQTYDDVGLAPDTDIYEVLPETSSDFQNYYQGIWDCVGDHPDELSFKRGDTIYILSKEYQSYGWWVGEKNGNIGIVPRDYLLELYAL